A portion of the Anopheles stephensi strain Indian unplaced genomic scaffold, UCI_ANSTEP_V1.0 ucontig423, whole genome shotgun sequence genome contains these proteins:
- the LOC118516977 gene encoding uncharacterized protein LOC118516977 — MSDQFTKRVKYNSYLYRYRDATERRAALLEQNDEELAAGGSSYVIGSNQGAGDAPMDYHSEGSSNVMAVEAGETTSEPECDEFVTDYLVESSDDERMDTERTEGYDVEAELRRWAISTNQSYNSISQVMEIIRNVSSCNLPKDARTLLKTHRNDSNEVVTINGSQYWYNGIRRCLLNELSRSDTALDSYSKLELNVSIDGLPIFKSSNLQFWPILFNVHNIPEVPVMTIAVYSGSTKPADIDQFLQPFVDELNFLMENGITINNKKISIELRVIIADSPARAYIEGVAGFNSRDGCLKCATKGRSLNGRTAFSSYTELERTDHGFKLRIYEGHHKYCTPLLKLNNFDIIKQIIVADQLHLIDLGITKRTIVSFMEGKFGVKKKLSNTQINNLSAMLTNIKLPIEIHRKFRSLRDYKHWKGSEYSSFLFYASFVILKEITNEEQYKHFMLFFCSLTLFSSNVYKEHWPLANTMIQLYVKHYANIYGPEFISSNVHNLLHIFKEVEQFGPISSISSYPFENHLQHLKRSLRSGWKCLEQTINRLSEKEVFNTRSANLCLNFPSVHTRTGTVTLHVRKAFLLKTGERNEWFLTKSGNVCKFITAHEQYRNIKIVAKKLSQTDDCFVYPLNSKFMHMHHGNLSDLEHTELDVNIEDIRCKLVAVPLSKENEYQYVPLIHTLVG; from the exons ATGAGTGACCAATTCACTAAACGagtaaaatataattcataTTTGTATCGTTATCGCGATGCGACAGAGCGCCGAGCAGCTTTGCTAGAGCAGAATGACGAAGAGCTAGCTGCAGGAGGAAGTTCATACG ttATTGGAAGCAACCAAGGCGCAGGCGATGCACCTATGGATTATCATTCAGAAGGATCTTCCAATGTGATGGCAGTAGAAGCCGGTGAAACGACAAGCGAACCTGAATGTGATGAGTTTGTTACGGACTATTTAGTTGAAAGCTCTGACGATGAAAGAATGGACACAGAACGCACAGAAGGGTATGATGTAGAAGCCGAATTACGTCGATGGGCAATATCCACCAATCAATCGTATAATTCTATAAGTCAAGTTATGGAAATCATACGAAACGTGAGTTCTTGTAATCTTCCAAAAGATGCTAGAACTTTGCTGAAGACTCATCGAAATGACTCAAATGAAGTTGTAACGATAAACGGAAGTCAGTATTGGTATAACGGAATAAGACGATGTCTGCTCAACGAACTAAG CCGCAGCGATACAGCTCTCGATTCGTATTCTAAGCTGGAACTTAATGTTTCTATTGATGGATTACCCATATTTAAAAGCAGCAATCTTCAATTTTGGCCAATATTATTCAACGTTCATAACATTCCAGAAGTGCCGGTAATGACCATTGCAGTTTACAGCGGATCAACAAAACCAGCAGATATCGATCAATTTCTTCAGCCCTTCGTTGATGAACTTAACTTCCTtatggaaaatggaataacCATCAATAACAAAAAGATTTCCATAGAATTACGTGTCATTATAGCTGATTCACCTGCTCGAGCATATATTGAAG GTGTTGCTGGTTTCAACTCACGAGATGGTTGCTTGAAATGCGCAACGAAAGGAAGAAGCCTTAATGGAAGAACTGCATTTTCCAGTTATACTGAACTTGAGCGAACAGATCATGGGTTCAAATTACGAATTTACGAAGGTCATCATAAATATTGTACTCCATTGTTGAAACTAAATAACTTCGACATTATCAAACAAATAATCGTCGCAGATCAACTACATTTGATAGACTTAGGTATCACCAAACGCACGATCGTAAGTTtcatggaaggaaaatttggcgttaaaaaaaagcttagcaaTACACAAATTAACAATTTGTCTGCAATGCTGACCAACATTAAACTTCCTATTGAAATTCACAGAAAGTTCCGTTCATTGCGTGACTATAAGCACTGGAAAGGCTCAGAATATTCctcatttctattttatgCCAGTTTCGTTATACTCAAAGAGATAACAAATGAAGAACAATACAAGCACTTCATGCTGTTCTTTTGTAGCTTAACTTTGTTTTCCTCAAATGTTTACAAAGAACATTGGCCTTTAGCAAACACGATGATTCAACTTTATGTAAAACATTACGCAAATATCTATGGCCCGGAATTTATTTCAAGCAATGTACACAATCTGCTACATATATTCAAAGAAGTTGAACAATTTGGTCCAATTAGTAGCATATCTTCTTATCCATTTGAAAACCATTTGCAGCATTTAAAACGTTCATTGCGTTCTGGCTGGAAATGCTTAGAGCAAACTATAAATAGACTTTCCGAAAAAGAAGTTTTTAACACTCGTTCAGCTAATCTATGTTTAAATTTCCCTTCTGTTCATACCAGAACTGGCACGGTAACATTACATGTCCGCAAAGCCTTTCTTTTAAAAACTGGGGAACGTAACGAATGGTTTTTGACCAAAAGTGGTAATGTGTGCAAATTTATCACTGCACATGAACAATACCGTAACATAAAaattgttgcgaaaaaatTGTCTCAAACAGACGATTGTTTTGTATATCCTTTGAATTCTAAATTTATGCATATGCATCATGGAAACCTGAGCGATCTGGAACATACGGAATTGGATGTTAATATTGAGGATATACGATGTAAATTGGTAGCTGTTCCCCTTTCCAAAGAAAATGAGTATCAATATGTTCCATTAATTCATACCCTCGTAGGCtaa